A stretch of Natronococcus sp. CG52 DNA encodes these proteins:
- a CDS encoding NADH-quinone oxidoreductase subunit N, whose translation MAVFELPEWTALAPALILVATALVLFAFDSINPRTTNRSLLAGTSAIGSLTALGVAVWFMLAGVGTPSVDGGRGVVELFDGQFVVDQMALFFMIVVAVVTALVAVASYDYMADHAYQAEYYSLVMLAATGMATMAAANSLVTIFIALELASLPSYALVSILKDNRGSVEAGLKYFLIGALSSAIFVYGISLVYGATGHLQLDAIAENLEGAEAYGGLLGLGILMLIGGFAFKTASVPFHFWAPEAYEGAPAPISAFLSSASKAAGFVIAFRVFTTAFPIEATTAVIGIDWSLAFVILAIVTMTLGNFAAATQDNVKRMLAYSSIGHAGYALIGLAGLSADGGELVMGAAMMHLLVYGFMNTGAFLFVALAEYWGVGRTFEDYNGLAKQAPVACFALGIFMFSLAGIPPLGGFFSKYFLFVGAIEAGMLVVAAALVVNSALSLYYYSRLVKAVWIEEPVAERDTLAQPTGLYAAIVFAAVLTVIALPVFGPIADAALEAATVVVN comes from the coding sequence ATGGCGGTGTTCGAACTGCCCGAGTGGACCGCACTCGCGCCGGCGTTGATCCTCGTCGCGACCGCGCTGGTGCTGTTCGCCTTCGACAGCATCAACCCGCGGACGACCAACCGGTCGCTGCTGGCGGGGACGTCGGCGATCGGCTCGCTGACCGCCCTCGGCGTCGCCGTCTGGTTCATGCTGGCCGGCGTCGGCACGCCGTCCGTCGACGGCGGGCGCGGCGTCGTCGAACTGTTCGACGGCCAGTTCGTCGTCGATCAGATGGCGCTGTTCTTCATGATCGTCGTCGCCGTGGTCACCGCGCTCGTCGCGGTGGCGAGCTACGACTACATGGCGGACCACGCCTACCAGGCCGAGTACTACTCGCTGGTTATGCTGGCGGCGACGGGGATGGCCACGATGGCCGCCGCCAACAGTTTGGTAACGATCTTCATCGCGCTCGAGCTGGCCAGCCTTCCGTCCTACGCGCTCGTCTCGATCCTGAAGGACAACCGCGGCAGCGTCGAGGCCGGTCTGAAGTACTTCCTGATCGGCGCGCTGTCGTCGGCGATCTTCGTCTACGGCATCTCGCTGGTCTACGGCGCGACCGGTCACCTGCAACTCGACGCTATCGCCGAGAACCTCGAGGGCGCCGAGGCCTACGGCGGCCTGCTCGGACTCGGCATCCTGATGCTGATCGGCGGCTTCGCGTTCAAGACCGCGAGCGTTCCGTTCCACTTCTGGGCACCCGAGGCCTACGAGGGCGCGCCGGCGCCGATCTCGGCGTTCCTCTCCTCGGCCTCGAAGGCCGCCGGCTTCGTGATCGCGTTCCGCGTGTTCACGACGGCGTTCCCGATCGAGGCGACGACCGCCGTGATCGGCATCGACTGGTCGCTCGCGTTCGTCATCCTCGCGATCGTCACGATGACGCTCGGCAACTTCGCCGCGGCGACCCAGGACAACGTCAAGCGGATGCTCGCGTACTCGTCGATCGGTCACGCGGGCTACGCGCTGATCGGACTCGCCGGGCTCTCCGCCGACGGCGGCGAACTCGTGATGGGCGCGGCGATGATGCACCTGCTGGTCTACGGCTTCATGAACACGGGTGCGTTCCTGTTCGTCGCGCTCGCGGAGTACTGGGGCGTCGGCCGAACGTTCGAGGACTACAACGGGCTCGCGAAACAGGCCCCGGTGGCCTGTTTTGCACTCGGGATCTTCATGTTCAGTCTCGCCGGCATTCCGCCGCTGGGCGGCTTCTTCAGCAAGTACTTCCTGTTCGTCGGCGCGATCGAAGCCGGAATGCTCGTCGTCGCCGCGGCGCTGGTCGTCAACAGCGCGCTCTCGCTGTACTACTACTCGCGGCTGGTGAAGGCAGTCTGGATCGAAGAGCCCGTCGCCGAGCGCGACACGCTCGCACAGCCGACGGGACTGTACGCGGCGATCGTCTTTGCAGCCGTCCTGACCGTCATCGCACTCCCGGTCTTCGGACCGATCGCGGACGCCGCCCTCGAGGCGGCGACCGTGGTCGTGAATTGA
- a CDS encoding NAD(P)-binding oxidoreductase gives MTDETSDRVLVAGASGDTGTELLAVLRPTDLLVRAATRSYANVEQLERLGADEVVVADFFEPADAVTAVEDCDIVYCALGTPPSYRHTLGGKLVDRTGVSNLLTAAVSEDIAHFVHLSAIGVGSSKAGLPLPARLLIRGSLRAKRDAETAIRRSGIDYTILRPGKLTNEPPNGGVVVGEGGKSVSGSISRADAARVMAAAPFTPDARNHTFEIVNRGGLSGSPKRTVDVDWAFDRINADPDRMRL, from the coding sequence ATGACCGATGAGACTTCAGACCGCGTCCTCGTTGCGGGCGCAAGCGGCGACACGGGGACCGAACTGTTAGCCGTGTTGCGACCGACGGATCTTCTCGTTCGCGCGGCGACGCGGTCCTACGCGAACGTCGAACAACTCGAGCGGCTCGGCGCCGACGAGGTCGTCGTGGCCGACTTCTTCGAACCGGCCGACGCGGTCACGGCCGTCGAGGACTGTGATATCGTCTACTGCGCGCTCGGGACGCCGCCGAGCTACCGCCACACCCTCGGTGGAAAGCTGGTCGACCGAACCGGCGTCAGCAACCTGCTGACGGCGGCGGTGAGCGAGGATATTGCTCACTTCGTCCACCTGAGCGCGATCGGCGTCGGAAGCTCTAAGGCCGGTCTTCCGCTCCCGGCCAGACTGCTCATCCGGGGATCGTTGCGGGCCAAGCGGGACGCCGAGACCGCGATCCGTCGGTCGGGGATCGACTACACGATCCTCAGACCCGGCAAACTCACGAACGAACCGCCGAACGGCGGGGTCGTCGTCGGCGAGGGTGGCAAATCCGTCTCGGGGTCGATTTCTCGAGCCGACGCGGCGCGGGTTATGGCTGCGGCCCCGTTCACGCCGGACGCACGCAACCACACGTTCGAGATCGTGAACCGCGGCGGGCTCTCCGGATCGCCGAAGCGGACGGTCGACGTCGACTGGGCGTTCGATCGAATCAACGCCGATCCGGACCGGATGCGTCTGTAG
- a CDS encoding polyprenyl synthetase family protein: MRETLAEWRPAIDEAIADLVPREVDPDYLEGFFGEPTYEYDSAGIQRALADPLWELLDRGGKRWRAVLFLVFVDAFGEEPADYLQYACIPEILHNGTIIVDDVEDEASMRRGGPALHHVFDEDVALNAGNAMYFLPLKILTRDHADLPADRRLAAYEMLMDELNRTHLGQGMDICWHNEREVRVTPEQYLEMCACKTGCLGRIVARLAAIITDQPADVEEAVASYAELTAVAFQIGDDILDVENSLGRAGEFGKEFGNDVREGKKTLLVIHAIDETDPETSHRLQEILEDDENTDEEILEALSILEEADSIDYARERALELAAEARGEIDGLDFDPETTRKLDEFTEFVIDRDV, translated from the coding sequence ATGCGGGAGACGCTTGCCGAGTGGCGGCCGGCTATCGACGAGGCGATCGCCGATCTCGTTCCGCGCGAGGTCGACCCCGACTACCTCGAGGGGTTCTTCGGCGAGCCGACCTACGAGTACGACTCGGCGGGGATCCAGCGAGCGCTGGCGGACCCCCTCTGGGAACTGCTCGACAGGGGCGGGAAACGCTGGCGCGCGGTACTCTTTCTGGTCTTCGTCGACGCCTTCGGAGAGGAGCCGGCCGACTACCTGCAGTACGCCTGTATTCCGGAGATTCTGCACAACGGGACGATCATCGTCGACGACGTCGAGGACGAAGCCTCGATGCGCCGCGGGGGGCCGGCGCTGCACCACGTCTTCGACGAGGACGTCGCGCTGAACGCCGGCAACGCGATGTACTTCCTGCCGCTGAAGATCCTGACCCGGGACCACGCCGATCTCCCGGCGGACCGACGGCTGGCCGCCTACGAGATGCTGATGGACGAACTCAACCGGACCCACCTCGGCCAGGGGATGGACATCTGCTGGCACAACGAACGCGAGGTTCGGGTCACGCCCGAGCAGTACCTCGAGATGTGCGCGTGCAAGACCGGCTGTCTGGGACGGATCGTCGCGCGACTGGCGGCGATCATCACCGACCAGCCGGCAGACGTCGAGGAGGCCGTCGCCAGCTACGCCGAACTGACCGCGGTCGCCTTCCAGATCGGCGACGACATCCTGGACGTCGAGAATTCGCTCGGCCGCGCCGGCGAGTTCGGCAAGGAGTTCGGTAACGACGTCCGCGAGGGAAAGAAGACGCTACTCGTGATCCACGCCATCGACGAGACCGACCCGGAGACGTCCCACCGACTCCAGGAGATCCTCGAGGACGACGAGAACACCGACGAGGAGATCCTGGAGGCGCTCTCGATCCTCGAGGAGGCCGACAGCATCGACTACGCCCGCGAACGCGCGCTCGAACTGGCCGCCGAGGCCCGGGGAGAGATCGACGGCCTCGACTTCGATCCGGAGACCACGCGCAAACTCGACGAGTTCACGGAGTTCGTCATCGACCGGGACGTCTGA
- a CDS encoding M28 family peptidase, whose product MSTWIGELFTSTVGWNHLEGLVDIGDRMAGSEGEREAAELTRDALEDAGARNARLESFDVQGWSRGDSSILAGETSQDCIALPRSPADRVEAPLIDLGYGLPEEFEETDVEGAVVMVRSDIPNYYDRYVHRREKYYHAVDNGAVGFVYRNHVEGCLSPTGSVGTEADPIGDIPAVGVSSEVGARLARRFDGEDVTVSVDADVHPAESQNVHAELGPDTDERVLVTSHVDAHDIAEGALDNGAGTAMVVELANALAGREDDLETRVEFVAYGAEEVGLVGSNYHADETDHDSIEAIVNNDGVVRGRTLEFTTHGFDDLEDAADEVADRYGHPIETVPRLGPHSDHWPFVQWGVPGYHVMSTSDEVGRGWGHTVADTLDKLEQRDLREQAILLTDLVVTLASQETAIERRSPEEIVDDLEAQDLAEGMRITGDWPYDT is encoded by the coding sequence ATGTCCACGTGGATCGGTGAACTGTTCACCAGTACCGTCGGCTGGAATCACCTCGAGGGCCTGGTCGATATCGGCGACCGCATGGCCGGCAGCGAGGGCGAGCGCGAAGCTGCGGAGCTAACCCGCGACGCGCTCGAGGACGCCGGCGCCCGGAACGCCCGACTCGAGTCGTTCGACGTCCAGGGCTGGAGCCGCGGCGATAGCTCGATTCTCGCCGGCGAAACCAGCCAGGACTGCATCGCGCTGCCCCGAAGTCCCGCCGACCGCGTCGAGGCGCCGCTGATCGACCTCGGCTACGGCCTGCCGGAGGAGTTCGAGGAGACCGACGTCGAGGGCGCGGTCGTCATGGTCCGCAGCGACATTCCGAACTACTACGATCGGTACGTCCACCGCCGGGAGAAGTACTACCACGCCGTCGACAACGGCGCCGTCGGCTTCGTCTACCGCAACCACGTCGAGGGCTGTCTGTCGCCGACCGGCAGCGTCGGAACTGAGGCGGACCCGATCGGTGACATTCCGGCCGTCGGCGTCTCGAGCGAGGTCGGGGCGCGCCTGGCCCGCCGGTTCGACGGCGAGGACGTCACGGTCTCGGTCGACGCCGACGTCCACCCGGCCGAGAGCCAGAACGTCCACGCCGAACTCGGGCCCGACACCGACGAGCGCGTGCTCGTGACGAGCCACGTCGACGCCCACGACATCGCAGAGGGCGCCCTCGACAACGGCGCGGGCACCGCGATGGTCGTCGAACTCGCGAACGCCCTCGCCGGCCGCGAGGACGACCTCGAGACGCGCGTCGAGTTCGTCGCCTACGGCGCCGAGGAGGTCGGGCTGGTCGGTTCGAACTATCACGCCGACGAGACCGATCACGACTCGATCGAGGCGATCGTCAACAACGACGGCGTCGTCCGGGGTCGAACGCTCGAGTTCACCACGCACGGGTTCGACGACCTCGAGGACGCCGCCGACGAGGTCGCGGATCGGTACGGCCACCCGATCGAAACCGTCCCCCGGCTCGGCCCGCACAGCGACCACTGGCCGTTCGTCCAGTGGGGCGTGCCGGGCTATCACGTCATGTCGACCTCCGACGAGGTCGGCCGCGGCTGGGGCCACACCGTCGCCGACACGCTCGACAAACTCGAGCAGCGCGACCTCCGCGAGCAGGCGATCCTCCTGACGGATCTCGTCGTCACGCTCGCGAGCCAGGAGACCGCTATCGAACGCCGCTCGCCCGAGGAGATCGTCGACGACCTCGAGGCCCAGGACCTCGCCGAGGGGATGCGGATCACCGGCGACTGGCCGTACGATACCTGA
- a CDS encoding DUF7541 family protein has product MADHSAATDGATTSSPWPVLVAVGLVLSELGVFVDLFPIAVVGIVLFVASVTGFVAESGHVSSPWPLAIGLGLVFVALGSLLYAVGTELVTVAGSEQLFGLVTRGVAIAVAGGVTIVGAIVLRYRNARHTDQP; this is encoded by the coding sequence ATGGCCGACCACTCGGCGGCTACCGACGGGGCGACCACCTCGAGTCCCTGGCCCGTCCTCGTCGCCGTCGGACTCGTTCTCTCCGAGCTCGGGGTGTTCGTCGATCTCTTTCCGATTGCAGTCGTCGGAATCGTGCTCTTCGTGGCGAGCGTCACCGGCTTCGTCGCCGAATCGGGACACGTCTCGAGTCCGTGGCCGCTCGCGATCGGTCTGGGGCTCGTCTTCGTCGCGCTGGGTTCGCTGCTGTACGCCGTTGGAACCGAACTCGTGACCGTCGCCGGCAGCGAGCAACTGTTCGGCCTCGTAACCCGCGGCGTCGCGATCGCCGTCGCCGGCGGCGTCACGATCGTCGGCGCGATCGTCTTGCGGTACCGAAACGCCCGACACACGGATCAACCATGA
- a CDS encoding DUF6684 family protein yields MSRSAFDAEVALDLAVNLIPLAILLFFVAIFAAFNPWGFDPLRSGIQFAILLSMAGGLTLATYIAARVIEGDEHTRGETPESQ; encoded by the coding sequence ATGAGCAGAAGCGCATTCGACGCCGAAGTCGCGCTCGACCTCGCAGTCAACCTGATCCCGTTAGCGATACTGCTCTTCTTCGTCGCGATCTTCGCCGCGTTCAACCCGTGGGGATTCGACCCCCTCCGATCGGGAATCCAGTTCGCCATCCTGCTGTCGATGGCCGGGGGACTCACGCTCGCGACCTACATCGCGGCGCGCGTAATCGAGGGCGACGAGCACACGCGGGGCGAGACGCCGGAGTCGCAGTGA
- a CDS encoding DHH family phosphoesterase, whose translation MVFRLVLGCGTVGRQIAEQLPEYDGRLLVITENENNVETLRDESIPARHADPTDLAVLESVETPDVILVASDRTDRNRLVLERARTRFPAASIVAYLGGNPSPGDREAFDELADHVVDAEQAMVDGVLAETTSPAAESAIELRRHLLGIDGRLAVVMHDNPDPDAIASAVALADIAASVGVSADACYFGDISHQENRAMVNLLELDLRNLDPGDSLSEYAAFALVDHSRPGVNDQLPDDLRVDIVIDHHPPRGPVASAYVDLRERAGATSTVLTEYAEQFETFDRATSTALLYGIRVDTNEFRRELSAADFEAASTLWPHVDTDVLRQIEQPSLEGDTLETIARAIKNREQRGSVAVASVGQIGDRDALPQAADRLLTMEGVGTTLVFGFMDEMVFVSARSRSNDVDLGETLRDAFDQIGSAGGHADMAGAQLEIGILASADDEEEVESIVSVVEEVITNRFFEAIETQPGTPVGTYVRTSEWLFTPDSVGSGEST comes from the coding sequence ATGGTTTTCCGGCTCGTACTCGGGTGCGGAACCGTCGGTCGGCAGATCGCCGAGCAGCTTCCCGAGTACGACGGACGATTGCTGGTCATCACGGAGAACGAGAACAACGTCGAGACGCTTCGCGACGAGAGCATCCCGGCTCGCCACGCCGATCCGACGGATCTCGCGGTACTCGAGAGCGTCGAGACGCCGGACGTCATCCTCGTCGCCAGTGACCGAACCGACCGCAACCGTCTCGTGCTCGAGCGCGCCCGAACGCGGTTCCCGGCCGCGTCGATCGTCGCGTATCTCGGCGGAAACCCGTCGCCGGGCGACCGCGAGGCGTTCGACGAACTCGCGGATCACGTCGTCGACGCCGAGCAGGCGATGGTCGACGGCGTCCTCGCGGAGACGACGAGTCCGGCGGCCGAGTCCGCGATCGAACTGCGACGGCACCTGCTCGGGATCGACGGCCGGCTCGCGGTCGTGATGCACGACAACCCCGATCCCGACGCCATCGCGAGCGCCGTCGCCCTGGCCGACATCGCGGCTTCGGTGGGCGTCTCGGCGGACGCCTGCTACTTCGGCGACATCTCACACCAGGAGAACCGGGCGATGGTCAACCTGCTCGAACTCGACTTGCGCAATCTCGACCCCGGCGACTCGCTCTCGGAGTACGCGGCGTTCGCGCTGGTCGATCACTCTCGGCCGGGGGTCAACGACCAGCTACCCGACGACCTCCGCGTCGATATCGTCATCGACCACCACCCGCCGCGCGGGCCGGTGGCGAGCGCCTACGTCGATCTGCGCGAGCGGGCGGGCGCGACCAGTACCGTTCTCACCGAGTACGCCGAGCAGTTCGAGACGTTCGATCGGGCGACCTCGACGGCGTTGCTCTACGGCATCCGGGTCGACACGAACGAGTTCAGGCGGGAGCTCTCGGCGGCCGACTTCGAGGCCGCGTCGACGCTCTGGCCGCACGTCGACACGGACGTGCTCCGGCAGATCGAGCAGCCGTCGCTCGAGGGTGACACCCTGGAGACGATCGCACGGGCGATCAAGAACCGGGAACAGCGCGGCTCGGTCGCGGTCGCGAGCGTCGGCCAGATTGGCGACCGCGACGCCCTCCCGCAGGCGGCCGACCGCCTGCTCACGATGGAGGGCGTCGGGACGACGCTCGTCTTCGGCTTCATGGACGAGATGGTGTTCGTCTCCGCCCGCTCGCGGTCGAACGACGTCGATCTCGGCGAGACGCTGCGGGACGCCTTCGACCAGATCGGCAGCGCGGGCGGTCACGCCGACATGGCGGGCGCACAGCTCGAGATCGGCATTCTCGCCAGCGCGGACGACGAGGAGGAGGTCGAATCGATCGTCAGCGTCGTCGAGGAGGTGATCACGAACCGGTTCTTCGAGGCGATCGAGACGCAACCGGGGACGCCGGTCGGCACCTACGTCCGAACCAGCGAGTGGCTGTTCACGCCGGACAGTGTCGGTTCCGGCGAGTCCACCTGA
- a CDS encoding DUF7520 family protein: MTTDADRNAGRTLEGRRIVLTLGLALVLATAVFGALLGYALPVQSGLEEVTVLGITFVVSPATFALYGGVSVGTFLATLLFVVRGVSRFDEHALE, encoded by the coding sequence GTGACGACCGACGCCGACCGAAACGCCGGTCGAACGCTCGAGGGGCGGCGCATCGTGCTCACCCTCGGCCTCGCGCTCGTCCTCGCGACGGCCGTCTTCGGGGCGCTCCTCGGCTACGCGCTTCCCGTCCAGAGCGGCCTCGAAGAGGTTACCGTCCTCGGAATCACGTTCGTCGTCTCGCCGGCGACCTTCGCCCTCTACGGCGGCGTGTCCGTCGGCACCTTTCTGGCGACCCTTCTGTTCGTCGTGAGGGGCGTGTCCCGGTTCGACGAGCACGCGCTCGAGTGA
- a CDS encoding CBS domain-containing protein: protein MEIASDRSKPQVEDYMTRDVVTVSPDTTVGKVASRIAESDNHSGFPVCERRRVEGFISARDLLVAEEDDPIFKVMTTDLLVAHPEMKVTDAARVILRSGIQKLPVVDDAGNLVGIISNADVIRSQIERATPEKVGKLVRTLEQIHDIELRQERRTVPLGDLTPTQGRVYADELEGRRYELEHGLAEPLVVIDNGGALLLADGHHRVLAADRLSIDEMDAYVIVIDHPIDLGMARTAAKEGLESIDDIEVVDYARHPLVQTTKRLQSED from the coding sequence ATGGAGATTGCGTCGGACAGGAGCAAACCCCAGGTCGAGGACTACATGACCCGCGACGTGGTGACGGTCTCGCCGGACACGACGGTCGGCAAAGTCGCGAGCCGAATCGCGGAGAGCGACAACCACAGCGGGTTCCCGGTCTGTGAGCGTCGCCGCGTAGAGGGGTTCATCAGCGCCCGCGATCTTCTGGTGGCAGAGGAGGACGACCCGATCTTCAAGGTGATGACGACGGATCTGCTCGTCGCACATCCGGAGATGAAGGTGACCGATGCGGCCCGGGTCATCCTGCGATCCGGCATTCAGAAACTTCCCGTCGTCGACGACGCGGGAAACCTCGTCGGCATCATCTCGAACGCCGACGTGATCCGGAGCCAGATCGAACGCGCCACGCCCGAGAAGGTCGGGAAACTCGTCCGCACGCTCGAGCAGATCCACGACATCGAACTGCGCCAGGAGCGACGGACGGTCCCGCTCGGCGATCTCACGCCGACCCAAGGACGGGTGTACGCCGACGAACTCGAGGGGCGGCGCTACGAACTCGAGCACGGACTGGCCGAACCGCTGGTCGTGATCGACAACGGTGGGGCGCTGTTGCTGGCCGACGGCCACCACCGGGTGCTCGCGGCCGACCGACTGTCGATCGACGAGATGGACGCGTACGTGATCGTCATCGATCACCCGATCGATCTCGGGATGGCCCGAACGGCGGCAAAGGAGGGGCTGGAGTCGATCGACGACATCGAGGTCGTCGACTACGCGCGCCACCCGCTGGTCCAGACGACGAAGCGGCTCCAGTCCGAGGACTGA
- the arsN2 gene encoding arsenic resistance N-acetyltransferase ArsN2 translates to MSGSPLTLQRADDTALSYVETLLEENGLPSADVRTKPERFYVGYDGDDDRVGIGGVEIYGTDGLLRSVVVERSERGKGFGATMCDALEAEARAGGVETLYLLTTTAPEFFATHGYAAIKRTDAPAAIRQTTEFEELCPATAACMKKSL, encoded by the coding sequence ATGAGCGGATCGCCCCTCACGCTCCAGCGAGCCGACGATACCGCGCTCTCTTACGTTGAAACCCTGCTGGAGGAGAACGGCTTACCGTCGGCGGACGTGCGGACGAAGCCCGAGCGGTTCTACGTCGGGTACGACGGCGACGACGACCGGGTCGGTATCGGGGGTGTCGAAATTTACGGAACCGACGGGCTCCTCCGATCGGTCGTCGTCGAACGATCGGAACGGGGGAAGGGATTCGGAGCGACGATGTGTGACGCGCTGGAGGCGGAAGCTCGAGCCGGCGGCGTCGAGACGCTTTACCTGCTCACGACGACCGCTCCCGAGTTCTTCGCTACCCACGGATACGCGGCGATCAAACGGACCGACGCTCCCGCCGCTATCCGGCAAACCACCGAGTTCGAGGAGCTCTGCCCCGCGACGGCCGCCTGTATGAAGAAATCCCTGTAG
- a CDS encoding acyl-CoA mutase large subunit family protein — protein sequence MYDDEDLESIRQATEKWEDETLEPTLDAHGERQDRFATVSNLEVDRLYTPEDVADLDYLEDLGFPGEEPYTRGPYPTMYRGRTWTMRQFAGFGTAEETNERFHYLIDQGQTGLSTAFDMPTLMGLDSDDPMSEGEIGKEGVAVDTLRDMEILFDGIDLEKISTSFTINPSAPVIYAMYIALADQQGVSRENVRGTLQNDMFKEFIAQKEWVIPPEPSLDLVTDTIEFSTEQTPKFHPVSISGYHIREAGSTAVQELAFTLADGFGYVEDAIERGLDVDEFAPRLSFFFNCHNSFFEEIAKYRAARRIYARVMDEWYDAEKAESKRLKFHTQTAGQSLTAQQPLNNVARVTIQALAGVLGGTQSLHTNSFDEALALPGEKAVRVALRTQQIIADESGAADIVDPLGGSFAVESLTNETEERAMRYIEEIRDKGDGSVRDGILQGIEEGYFLREIQEASYEYQERVERGEEVVVGVNEYTIEEDTSPDILQVDETTTERQLGRLEDVKAERDDAEVAATLEELQEAVDRGENTMPYIIDAVKAYATMGEIMQVFEAEHGAYSEQIGLA from the coding sequence ATGTACGACGATGAGGATCTCGAGTCCATTCGCCAGGCAACCGAGAAGTGGGAGGACGAGACGCTCGAGCCGACGCTAGACGCACACGGCGAACGCCAGGACCGGTTCGCGACCGTTTCGAACCTCGAGGTGGACCGGCTCTACACGCCCGAGGACGTCGCCGATCTGGACTACCTCGAGGATCTCGGCTTCCCGGGCGAGGAGCCCTACACTCGCGGCCCGTATCCGACGATGTATCGCGGGCGCACGTGGACGATGCGCCAGTTCGCCGGCTTCGGAACGGCCGAAGAAACCAACGAGCGGTTTCACTACCTGATCGACCAGGGCCAGACCGGGCTCTCGACGGCGTTCGACATGCCGACGCTGATGGGGCTGGACTCGGACGATCCGATGAGCGAGGGCGAGATCGGGAAGGAGGGCGTCGCGGTCGACACCCTCCGGGACATGGAGATCCTCTTCGACGGGATCGACCTCGAGAAGATCTCGACGAGTTTCACGATCAACCCCTCCGCGCCGGTGATCTACGCGATGTACATCGCGCTGGCCGACCAGCAGGGCGTCTCGCGAGAGAACGTCCGTGGAACCCTCCAGAACGACATGTTCAAGGAGTTCATCGCGCAGAAGGAGTGGGTGATCCCGCCCGAGCCCTCCCTGGATCTGGTGACCGACACGATCGAGTTCTCGACCGAGCAGACGCCGAAGTTCCACCCGGTCTCGATCTCGGGCTATCACATCCGCGAAGCGGGGTCGACGGCCGTCCAGGAACTCGCCTTCACGCTCGCCGACGGCTTCGGCTACGTCGAGGACGCGATCGAGCGCGGTCTCGACGTCGACGAGTTCGCGCCTCGGCTCTCCTTTTTCTTCAACTGCCACAACTCCTTTTTCGAGGAGATCGCGAAGTACCGCGCGGCGCGACGAATCTACGCCCGCGTGATGGACGAGTGGTACGACGCCGAGAAGGCCGAATCCAAACGGCTCAAGTTCCACACCCAGACGGCGGGCCAGTCGCTGACGGCCCAGCAGCCGCTGAACAACGTCGCTCGCGTGACGATCCAGGCCCTGGCCGGCGTTCTCGGGGGCACGCAGTCGCTGCACACCAACAGCTTCGACGAGGCGCTCGCGCTGCCGGGCGAGAAGGCCGTTCGCGTCGCGCTGCGAACCCAGCAGATCATCGCCGATGAGTCAGGTGCCGCGGACATCGTCGATCCGCTGGGCGGGAGCTTCGCCGTCGAATCCCTCACCAACGAGACCGAGGAGCGCGCGATGCGCTACATCGAGGAGATCCGCGACAAGGGCGACGGCTCGGTTCGCGACGGGATCCTCCAGGGGATCGAGGAGGGCTACTTCCTTCGGGAGATTCAGGAGGCCTCCTACGAGTACCAGGAACGGGTCGAACGCGGCGAAGAGGTCGTCGTCGGCGTCAACGAGTACACGATCGAGGAGGACACCAGCCCCGACATCCTCCAGGTCGACGAGACCACGACCGAGCGACAGCTCGGGCGCCTCGAGGACGTCAAGGCCGAACGCGACGACGCCGAGGTCGCGGCGACGCTCGAGGAACTCCAGGAGGCCGTCGACCGCGGCGAGAACACGATGCCGTACATCATCGACGCGGTGAAGGCCTACGCGACGATGGGCGAGATCATGCAGGTGTTCGAAGCCGAACACGGCGCCTACAGCGAACAGATCGGACTCGCCTGA